The Allocoprobacillus halotolerans nucleotide sequence TGCAACCTTACTTGGTTGAGAAGTCGACGATACTCTCATCATTTCCATAAAAATTCCTCCCTGCTTTTAATATATGAACAAGGAGGAAAAATATACTTATAATGAATGATTTGGATCAATACAAATTCTTTGAATTTGTGTACATTGGTTTTGGTCATTAAAGGTTAAAAGAGTCGCACGTAACTGCCCTTCACTTTCAGCAATCTGAAAAGGAGTCATAATTCCCATTTTCATACGTTTAATAATACTGTCAACATCACAACCAATCGCACTATGATAAGGACCAGTCATTCCCACATCGGATTGATAGGCCGTTCCTTTTGGCAAAATCTTTTCATCTGCCGTTGTGACATGTGTATGTGTTCCCAAAACAGCTGAAACCTTACCATCTAAATAATATCCTAAAGCGACTTTTTCACTTGTCGCTTCAGCGTGGAAATCAATGATATGGATATCACTTTGATCTTTGGCTAAGATGTCATCTATCGCTTCAAATGGATTTTGTGATTTTCCATCCATAAATGTAATACCCAACAAATTTGTAACTCTAATTTTACGATTTTTAAAAAGAATTTCTCGGCTTCCTATACCTGGTAAAGCTTTTGGTTGATTATAAGGTACTATCAAACGATCAGCTTCATCAATATAATCAAATAATTCTTTTTTCGCAAAAGTATGATTTCCCATTGTCATGAAAGAAATACCTTGAAACAAAAATTCGTTATAATGTTTTTTAATCAAACCTTTTCCATGTGTTGCATTTTCAACATTTGCAATGACAAAATCAATTTCATATTTTTCTTTCAACAAAGGTAAATATCGTTCAATCATTTCTCTCCCAATTGCTGAAAAAACATCTCCAATAAAAAGAATATTCATTTTCTCTCCTACTTTCTAAAAAAAGATAGGTATCCCTATCTTTATTTGGCAATTTCATTCGCACGTACTTCACGAATCACAGTCACTTTAATATGTCCTGGATATGTTAATTCATTTTCAATCTTATCACGAATATCTCTTGCTAATTGATGACTCGCTAAATCATCAACCTTATCCGGTTTCACGATGACACGAATTTCACGTCCAGCTTGAATCGCAAAGACTTTATCAACACCATCAAAACCTTTAGAAATTTCTT carries:
- a CDS encoding TIGR00282 family metallophosphoesterase; this encodes MNILFIGDVFSAIGREMIERYLPLLKEKYEIDFVIANVENATHGKGLIKKHYNEFLFQGISFMTMGNHTFAKKELFDYIDEADRLIVPYNQPKALPGIGSREILFKNRKIRVTNLLGITFMDGKSQNPFEAIDDILAKDQSDIHIIDFHAEATSEKVALGYYLDGKVSAVLGTHTHVTTADEKILPKGTAYQSDVGMTGPYHSAIGCDVDSIIKRMKMGIMTPFQIAESEGQLRATLLTFNDQNQCTQIQRICIDPNHSL